One window from the genome of Amycolatopsis sp. NBC_01480 encodes:
- a CDS encoding DUF5682 family protein, translating to MTTHLLGIRHHGPGSARAVAARLAELEPDVVLIEGPPEADALAGLTADEDMRPPVALLAYAADDVSSAAFWPFAVFSPEWQALRYATAAGVPVRFCDLPAAHQFALGDEGSARSGDPLAELAAAGGYDDPERWWDDVVESRRDTEPPFEVIAEAMTALREDKRPEDLHERRREAYMRTVLRKTRKEGFERIAVICGAWHVPALADPLPTAASDQSVLKGLPKRKVVCTWVPWTHGRLATGSGYGAGVRSPGWYHHLFTTAEDVTARWLTRVAGVLREEDLPVSTAHVIEAVRLADTLATLRGRSSAGLAEVDAATRAVLCGGDDVQADLVTRRLVVGELLGEVPETVPQAPLAADLIATARRLRLKREPEPRELDLDLRTPAGVDRSRLLHRLRVLGIPWGTPEISATRSKGTFRETWTLCWEPGYEVDLVAAAVHGTTVPSAAATVVHEVVAGKPPLADITTAVEDCLLADLGEALPEVLTALDTRAAADADVARLMAALPALARATRYGDVRGTDTARLREVADRMLTRVCAGLPPATHGIDEEASERFCRLVDDVHEATTLLGEAARERWLSALAGLAGRDTLPPLLAGRVVRLLHDADLLDGAEVELRLGRALTPGIEPTAGAAYVEGFFAGGALLLVHDERMLRVIDAWLGGIPPDVFTEVLPLLRRTFGAFAGPEKRAIGERAATLSGGAPQAAAPTDELDEPRAESALPVLATLLGATL from the coding sequence ATGACCACGCACCTGCTCGGGATCCGGCACCACGGGCCGGGCTCGGCGCGGGCGGTGGCCGCGCGGCTGGCCGAGCTGGAGCCGGACGTGGTGCTCATCGAAGGCCCGCCCGAGGCCGACGCGCTGGCCGGGCTGACCGCCGACGAGGACATGCGCCCGCCGGTGGCGCTGCTGGCGTACGCGGCGGACGACGTCTCGAGCGCCGCGTTCTGGCCGTTCGCGGTTTTCAGCCCGGAGTGGCAAGCCCTCCGGTACGCCACCGCCGCGGGAGTTCCGGTGCGGTTCTGCGATCTTCCTGCGGCGCACCAGTTCGCGCTCGGCGACGAAGGCAGCGCCCGCTCCGGCGACCCGCTCGCCGAGCTGGCCGCGGCGGGCGGGTACGACGATCCCGAGCGCTGGTGGGACGACGTCGTCGAGTCGCGGCGCGACACCGAGCCACCGTTCGAAGTGATCGCCGAGGCGATGACCGCGCTGCGAGAGGACAAGCGGCCGGAAGACCTCCACGAGCGGCGGCGCGAGGCGTACATGCGCACGGTGCTTCGCAAGACGCGCAAAGAAGGCTTCGAGCGGATCGCCGTGATCTGCGGTGCTTGGCACGTCCCGGCGCTGGCCGATCCATTGCCCACCGCGGCCTCGGACCAGTCCGTCCTCAAAGGACTCCCGAAGCGGAAGGTGGTGTGCACCTGGGTGCCGTGGACGCACGGCCGCCTCGCGACCGGCAGCGGTTACGGCGCCGGGGTGCGCTCGCCCGGCTGGTACCACCACCTGTTCACCACGGCCGAGGACGTCACCGCCCGCTGGCTCACCCGCGTGGCGGGCGTGCTGCGCGAGGAGGATCTGCCGGTCTCCACCGCGCACGTGATCGAGGCCGTGCGGCTGGCCGACACCCTGGCGACGTTGAGGGGACGGTCCTCGGCCGGGCTCGCGGAGGTCGACGCCGCCACCCGCGCGGTGCTGTGCGGGGGCGACGACGTGCAGGCCGACCTGGTCACTCGGCGGCTCGTGGTGGGCGAGCTGCTCGGAGAGGTACCCGAGACCGTCCCGCAGGCCCCGCTCGCGGCGGACCTGATCGCCACCGCGCGACGGCTGCGGCTCAAACGCGAGCCGGAGCCGCGGGAGCTGGACCTCGACCTGCGCACGCCCGCCGGCGTCGACCGGTCGCGGCTGCTGCACCGGTTGCGGGTGCTCGGCATCCCTTGGGGCACACCGGAAATCTCGGCGACGCGCAGCAAGGGCACGTTCCGCGAGACCTGGACGCTCTGCTGGGAGCCCGGCTACGAGGTGGACCTGGTCGCGGCGGCGGTGCACGGGACCACGGTTCCGTCGGCCGCGGCCACGGTGGTCCACGAGGTCGTCGCCGGGAAGCCGCCGCTGGCCGACATCACCACGGCGGTCGAGGACTGCCTGCTCGCGGACCTGGGCGAAGCGCTGCCCGAGGTGCTCACCGCGCTCGACACCCGGGCGGCGGCCGACGCGGACGTCGCCCGGCTGATGGCGGCCCTGCCCGCGCTGGCGCGAGCGACGCGGTACGGCGACGTCCGCGGCACCGACACGGCGCGGCTGCGCGAGGTCGCGGACCGGATGCTCACCCGCGTCTGCGCCGGCCTGCCGCCCGCGACCCACGGCATCGACGAGGAAGCGTCCGAACGCTTCTGCCGCCTGGTCGACGACGTCCACGAGGCGACCACCCTGCTGGGCGAAGCAGCGCGCGAACGTTGGCTCTCCGCGCTGGCCGGCCTCGCCGGGCGCGACACGCTGCCGCCGCTGCTGGCCGGGCGGGTCGTCCGTCTCCTGCACGACGCCGACCTCCTGGACGGCGCGGAGGTCGAGCTGCGACTGGGCCGCGCGCTCACACCGGGCATCGAGCCGACGGCGGGCGCGGCGTACGTCGAGGGCTTCTTCGCGGGCGGCGCCCTGCTGCTGGTCCACGACGAGCGCATGCTGCGGGTGATCGACGCCTGGCTGGGCGGCATTCCGCCGGACGTGTTCACCGAGGTGCTTCCCTTGCTGCGCCGCACTTTCGGTGCCTTCGCGGGCCCCGAAAAACGAGCCATCGGCGAACGCGCCGCCACCCTCTCCGGCGGCGCCCCCCAGGCGGCAGCCCCCACCGACGAACTGGACGAGCCCCGCGCCGAAAGCGCCCTGCCCGTGCTGGCCACCCTCCTGGGAGCGACGCTGTGA
- a CDS encoding maleylpyruvate isomerase family mycothiol-dependent enzyme, whose translation MPPPLTAVAEAHRRFGDALAGLTDDAVREPSLLPGWTRGHVLAHVADAARARARVVEHALRGEAVTMWAPGERDTIIDATAGRTADEHRAAVAEQAEALERVWSRVEDWPAFAPAVNTRWREVWIHLVDLDVGIGPADWPEDFAEHAVGFMRERIPKDTSLTATDVPHEQTAGVAGPLRDLAWPTY comes from the coding sequence GTGCCCCCACCGCTCACCGCCGTCGCCGAGGCCCACCGGCGGTTCGGCGACGCGCTCGCCGGGCTCACGGACGACGCGGTGCGGGAGCCTTCGCTGCTGCCCGGCTGGACCCGTGGCCACGTGCTCGCCCACGTCGCCGACGCCGCGCGCGCACGGGCTCGCGTCGTCGAGCACGCGCTGCGCGGCGAGGCCGTCACGATGTGGGCGCCGGGGGAGCGGGACACGATCATCGACGCCACCGCCGGCCGGACCGCCGACGAGCACCGTGCCGCCGTCGCCGAACAGGCCGAAGCCCTGGAACGGGTGTGGTCGCGCGTCGAGGACTGGCCGGCCTTCGCCCCGGCCGTGAACACGCGCTGGCGCGAGGTCTGGATCCACCTCGTGGACCTCGATGTCGGCATCGGCCCGGCCGACTGGCCCGAGGACTTCGCCGAGCACGCCGTCGGCTTCATGCGCGAGCGGATCCCTAAGGACACCAGCCTGACGGCCACCGACGTCCCCCACGAGCAAACCGCCGGAGTAGCCGGGCCCCTCCGAGACTTGGCCTGGCCCACCTACTGA
- a CDS encoding glycosyltransferase has protein sequence MTLFLRRHALLLALLAAGTALRVLTWVAYQPALLYIDSFRYLDNLHALRADQLNPIGYDLLLRPLLAVGGLSFAAAVQHLGGLAIAVGIYALARKLGARRWVSALASAPILLDAYQLQIEQNIMSEVLFEALLLGLLWLLLARGKPNWRRIALGGLVVGFAVLVRLIGITLAVPFLLYVLAAGSAWRHWRGWRNAGIGLLAIVVVVLPYAAEVKAQTGKWGLTGPSGSMFYGRTAAVADCANLHLAPELQVFCPTEPAGQRLVDNYTHADLDPAWPGPLPPGADRAALAHQFSVDVLEAQWWDVAKAIIGDFGKSFQFTRATAINDVPIDRWQFQLTYPEWNEPAGIAMITQQYDGVDPSAREPIAVVLRDYQLHGGFVPGAVLGFFALLGLLSLLRRKKPRDPARSGALLAAGTGLFLLFASAVFEFSWRYQLPALVLLPVAGALGFTTLTAASRRRLGAYPDAVDDGAIADFEGRHPGAQLAELTVVIAAYNEAGGIGQVLEKMPDDCLGLPVDVLVVVDGGSDDTARIAEEHGAYVCVAPANRGQGAALRLGYHLATAKGAKYIVTTDGDGQYDNSEMAELIAPLLEDSADFVTGSRRLGHEEADSRMRWVGVRVFAWLASVLTWRKITDTSFGFRAMRAELACAVPLNEPQYQSSELLLGLTARGARVLERPMSMRLRKAGKSKKGGSVVYGANYARVMTGTWWRGYVLRRGRTRTGRAS, from the coding sequence GTGACCCTGTTCCTCCGCCGGCACGCACTCCTGCTGGCCCTGCTCGCCGCCGGCACCGCGCTCCGGGTGCTGACCTGGGTGGCCTACCAGCCGGCCCTGCTCTACATCGACTCGTTCCGCTACCTCGACAACCTGCACGCACTGCGCGCCGACCAGCTCAACCCGATCGGCTACGACCTGCTGCTGCGGCCGTTGCTCGCGGTCGGCGGGCTGTCGTTCGCCGCGGCGGTGCAGCACCTCGGCGGCCTGGCGATCGCCGTCGGGATCTACGCGCTGGCAAGGAAACTCGGCGCCCGGCGCTGGGTCTCGGCGCTCGCGTCCGCACCGATCCTGCTCGACGCCTACCAGCTGCAGATCGAGCAGAACATCATGTCCGAGGTGCTGTTCGAGGCACTGCTGCTCGGGCTGCTGTGGCTCCTGCTCGCACGCGGGAAGCCGAACTGGCGGCGGATCGCGCTCGGCGGGCTGGTGGTCGGTTTCGCCGTGCTGGTGCGGCTGATCGGGATCACGCTCGCGGTGCCGTTCCTGCTCTACGTGCTCGCCGCGGGCAGCGCGTGGCGGCACTGGCGGGGCTGGCGCAACGCGGGGATCGGGCTGCTCGCGATCGTCGTCGTGGTGCTGCCGTACGCTGCGGAAGTCAAGGCGCAGACCGGTAAATGGGGCCTGACCGGTCCGTCCGGCAGCATGTTCTACGGGCGCACCGCGGCCGTCGCGGACTGCGCGAACCTGCACCTCGCCCCGGAGCTGCAGGTGTTCTGCCCGACCGAGCCGGCCGGGCAGCGGCTGGTGGACAACTACACCCACGCCGACCTCGATCCCGCCTGGCCCGGCCCGTTGCCGCCCGGCGCGGACCGCGCGGCGCTGGCGCACCAGTTCTCCGTCGACGTGCTCGAGGCGCAGTGGTGGGACGTTGCGAAGGCGATCATCGGCGACTTCGGCAAGAGCTTCCAGTTCACCCGCGCCACGGCGATCAACGACGTGCCGATCGACCGCTGGCAGTTCCAGCTCACCTACCCGGAGTGGAACGAGCCGGCCGGCATCGCGATGATCACGCAGCAGTACGACGGCGTGGACCCGAGCGCGCGGGAGCCGATCGCGGTGGTCCTGCGCGACTACCAGCTCCACGGCGGGTTCGTCCCCGGTGCGGTGCTCGGGTTCTTCGCCCTGCTCGGCCTGCTCTCCTTGCTACGGCGCAAGAAGCCGCGGGACCCCGCGCGCAGTGGCGCCCTGCTCGCCGCGGGCACCGGGCTGTTCCTGCTGTTCGCTTCGGCGGTGTTCGAGTTCTCCTGGCGCTACCAGCTGCCCGCGCTGGTGCTGCTGCCGGTGGCGGGCGCGCTCGGTTTCACCACGCTCACCGCGGCCAGCAGGCGGCGTCTCGGCGCGTACCCGGACGCGGTGGACGACGGCGCGATCGCGGACTTCGAAGGCAGGCACCCCGGTGCGCAGCTGGCCGAGCTGACCGTGGTGATCGCCGCGTACAACGAAGCCGGCGGCATCGGGCAGGTCCTGGAGAAGATGCCCGACGATTGCCTCGGCCTGCCCGTGGACGTGCTGGTGGTGGTCGACGGCGGCAGCGACGACACCGCGCGGATCGCCGAGGAACACGGCGCGTACGTGTGCGTCGCGCCGGCCAATCGCGGCCAGGGCGCCGCGCTGCGCCTCGGCTATCACCTGGCCACCGCCAAGGGTGCGAAGTACATCGTCACCACCGACGGCGACGGCCAGTACGACAACAGCGAAATGGCCGAGCTGATCGCGCCACTGCTGGAGGACAGCGCGGACTTCGTCACCGGCTCGCGGCGGCTGGGCCACGAAGAGGCCGACAGCCGGATGCGCTGGGTCGGCGTGCGGGTGTTCGCCTGGCTGGCCTCGGTGCTGACCTGGCGGAAAATCACCGACACCTCGTTCGGATTCCGGGCCATGCGAGCGGAACTCGCCTGTGCCGTCCCGCTGAACGAACCGCAGTACCAGTCTTCGGAGCTGCTGCTGGGCCTCACCGCGCGCGGCGCCCGGGTGCTGGAGCGGCCGATGAGCATGCGCCTGCGCAAGGCGGGCAAGAGCAAGAAGGGCGGCAGCGTCGTCTACGGCGCGAACTACGCCAGGGTCATGACGGGGACGTGGTGGCGGGGATACGTGCTGCGCCGCGGCCGAACACGAACCGGTCGAGCATCGTGA
- a CDS encoding ATP-binding protein, translating into MTSAVLRPHAEQEYAGELAALAAADDRTRPPSWLLSPWAVVTYLLGGRLDDGTEITPKYVGPRRLVEVAVATLATDRALLLLGVPGTAKTWVSEHLAAAISGDSTLLVQGTAGTAEESIRYGWNYARLIAEGPSERALVESPILRAMRDGKVARLEELTRIPADVQDSLITVLSEKTLPIPELGSEVQARPGFTLIATANNRDKGVNELSSALRRRFNTVVLPLPDTAEAEVEIVSRRVAQLGTALSLPAEAAELSEIRRVVTVFRELRAGRTEDGRTAVKTPSGTLSTAEAISVLTGGLALATHFGDGVLRAQDVAAGIHGAVVKDPVADRAIWIEYLETVVREREGWADFYRAGQEISG; encoded by the coding sequence ATGACGTCCGCAGTCCTCCGGCCCCACGCCGAGCAGGAGTACGCCGGTGAACTGGCCGCGCTGGCCGCGGCCGACGACCGGACCAGGCCGCCGTCGTGGCTGCTCTCGCCGTGGGCCGTGGTCACCTACCTGCTCGGCGGCCGGCTCGACGACGGCACCGAGATCACGCCCAAGTACGTCGGCCCGCGGCGGCTGGTCGAGGTCGCCGTCGCGACGCTGGCCACCGACCGGGCGCTGCTGCTGCTCGGGGTGCCCGGCACGGCGAAGACGTGGGTGTCCGAGCACCTGGCCGCGGCCATCAGCGGCGACTCGACCCTGCTGGTGCAGGGCACGGCGGGCACGGCCGAGGAGTCGATCCGCTACGGCTGGAACTACGCCCGGCTGATCGCCGAAGGCCCGAGCGAGCGGGCACTGGTGGAGAGCCCGATCCTGCGCGCGATGCGCGACGGCAAGGTGGCCCGGCTGGAGGAGCTCACCCGCATTCCGGCCGACGTCCAGGACTCGCTGATCACCGTGCTGTCGGAGAAAACGCTGCCGATCCCCGAGCTGGGCAGCGAAGTGCAGGCGCGGCCCGGTTTCACGCTCATCGCCACGGCGAACAACCGCGACAAGGGCGTGAACGAGCTGTCCAGCGCCCTGCGCCGCCGGTTCAACACCGTGGTGCTGCCGCTGCCGGACACCGCCGAGGCCGAGGTGGAGATCGTCAGCCGCCGCGTCGCCCAGCTCGGCACCGCGCTGTCGCTGCCCGCCGAAGCCGCGGAGCTGTCGGAGATCCGCCGCGTGGTCACGGTGTTCCGCGAGCTGCGCGCGGGCCGGACCGAAGACGGGCGCACGGCGGTGAAAACACCGTCCGGCACACTCTCCACCGCCGAGGCGATCAGTGTGCTCACCGGCGGTCTCGCGCTGGCGACCCACTTCGGCGACGGCGTGCTGCGGGCGCAGGACGTGGCCGCCGGCATCCACGGCGCGGTGGTCAAAGACCCGGTCGCCGACCGCGCGATCTGGATCGAGTACCTGGAAACCGTGGTGCGCGAGCGCGAAGGCTGGGCCGACTTCTACCGGGCGGGCCAGGAGATCAGCGGATGA
- a CDS encoding DUF5691 domain-containing protein: protein MKSWDDLVSTALLGTRRRTLDLAGQPAAIRALTEGSQDAADGVLTAAALITNYRRAGRLPLAGARREDPAEPDGRPLVPPVARERLARLLHANRPELLEEWLNAVAAAGFRVPPDQVPQLAERARSRVPLRGPLAAVAGAVGTWLGERNPDWAFLVATVADDNDDAWQFGTPARRQAWLARALAEDPDAARTALAATWRTEPADQRAVFLGLLGEHLTDDDEPFLDAALAERAAGVRDTATHLLGRLPEADLGRRMAARLQECVTVRSRELRADVLQLALPEADDTLLRDGVRVPHGPDQGVGRLRAIISATPLGFWAKFGTPADLVGMLVEGCPLPVLRDSWATAAIRQGDEAWAQALVEAEPGGRSTAALIGVLAPQRQAATVAKLARGLKVEALTRLILDLPQPWPEELGRVLLDWVAAQQDHRLVAHAATLIAKAVPPACLAHRLAVIPLPGEAAPWRRAVAETLTFRREMHEELS, encoded by the coding sequence ATGAAGTCCTGGGACGACCTGGTCAGCACCGCCCTGCTCGGCACCCGCCGCCGGACGCTCGACCTCGCCGGGCAGCCCGCCGCCATCCGGGCGCTCACCGAAGGCAGCCAGGACGCCGCGGACGGGGTGCTCACCGCCGCCGCGCTGATCACCAATTACCGGCGGGCCGGGCGGTTGCCGTTGGCGGGGGCGCGGCGCGAGGATCCCGCCGAGCCGGACGGGCGGCCGCTGGTGCCGCCCGTGGCGCGCGAGCGGCTGGCCCGGCTGCTCCACGCGAACCGGCCCGAGCTGCTGGAAGAATGGCTGAACGCCGTCGCCGCGGCCGGGTTCCGGGTGCCGCCCGACCAGGTGCCCCAGCTGGCCGAACGGGCGCGGTCGCGGGTGCCGTTGCGGGGGCCGCTGGCGGCGGTCGCCGGGGCCGTCGGGACCTGGCTCGGCGAGCGGAATCCCGACTGGGCGTTCCTGGTCGCCACGGTCGCGGACGACAACGACGACGCCTGGCAGTTCGGCACCCCCGCGCGCCGGCAGGCCTGGCTCGCACGGGCCCTCGCCGAGGATCCGGACGCCGCCCGGACCGCGCTCGCGGCCACCTGGCGCACCGAGCCCGCCGACCAGCGCGCCGTTTTCCTCGGCCTGCTCGGCGAGCACCTGACCGACGACGACGAGCCGTTCCTCGACGCCGCGCTCGCCGAGCGGGCGGCGGGAGTGCGCGACACCGCCACGCACCTGCTCGGCCGGCTGCCCGAGGCGGACCTCGGCCGGCGCATGGCGGCGCGGCTGCAGGAGTGCGTCACCGTCCGCAGCCGGGAGTTGCGGGCCGACGTCCTGCAGCTGGCCCTGCCCGAGGCGGACGACACCCTACTGCGCGACGGCGTCCGCGTGCCGCACGGGCCGGACCAGGGCGTCGGGCGGCTGCGCGCGATCATTTCCGCCACCCCACTGGGTTTCTGGGCGAAGTTCGGCACGCCGGCCGACCTCGTCGGCATGCTCGTGGAGGGCTGCCCGCTGCCGGTGCTGCGCGACAGCTGGGCCACGGCGGCGATCCGGCAGGGCGACGAGGCGTGGGCGCAGGCACTGGTCGAGGCCGAGCCGGGCGGGCGCAGCACGGCCGCGCTGATCGGCGTGCTCGCCCCGCAGCGGCAGGCCGCCACCGTCGCGAAACTCGCGCGGGGCCTCAAAGTCGAGGCCCTCACCCGGCTGATCCTCGACCTGCCGCAGCCCTGGCCCGAGGAGCTGGGCCGGGTGCTGCTCGACTGGGTCGCCGCCCAGCAGGACCACCGGCTGGTCGCGCACGCGGCCACTCTGATCGCCAAGGCGGTGCCGCCGGCCTGTCTCGCCCACCGGCTGGCCGTGATCCCCCTGCCCGGCGAGGCCGCCCCGTGGCGGCGCGCCGTCGCCGAAACCCTTACCTTCCGCCGCGAAATGCACGAGGAGCTCTCATGA
- a CDS encoding NAD-dependent epimerase/dehydratase family protein, translating into MRVLVLGGDGYLGWPTALHLSDKGHEVAVLDNFARRQYDVELEAESLVPIEDLATRIDAWQEVSGKKIVSYLGDLLDAEFLFDAVREFAPDSIVHFAEQRSAPYSMIDRDHAVYTQHNNVVGNLNLLYAIAETNPDIHLVKLGTMGEYGTPNIDIEEGWLEVEHNGRKDRMLYPKKPGSFYHLSKVHDSHNIEFACRIWDLRATDLNQGVVYGQVTPQTVRDPRLATRFDYDAVFGTVLNRFVIQAVLGQPLTVYGKGGQTRGLIDIRDTVECIRLAVENPAGRGEFRVFNQMTESLSVSEIAELVAEAFPGPVQIEHLENPRVEQPEHYYNVKHTGLVGLGLEPHLLSDTLIESMFDIVGANKHRVDIDRMLPQVSWRGAVKG; encoded by the coding sequence ATGCGAGTGCTGGTTCTCGGTGGCGACGGATACCTGGGGTGGCCCACGGCACTGCACTTGTCGGACAAAGGCCATGAAGTGGCCGTTCTCGACAATTTCGCCCGCCGGCAGTACGACGTCGAACTGGAAGCCGAGAGTCTCGTCCCCATCGAAGACCTGGCGACCCGCATCGATGCCTGGCAGGAGGTGTCGGGCAAGAAGATCGTTTCCTACCTCGGCGACCTGCTCGACGCGGAATTCCTGTTCGACGCGGTGCGCGAGTTCGCGCCCGACTCGATCGTCCACTTCGCCGAGCAGCGCTCCGCGCCGTACTCGATGATCGACCGCGACCACGCCGTCTACACCCAGCACAACAACGTGGTCGGCAACCTGAACCTGCTGTACGCGATCGCCGAGACCAACCCGGACATCCACCTGGTCAAGCTCGGCACCATGGGCGAGTACGGCACCCCCAACATCGACATCGAGGAAGGCTGGCTCGAGGTCGAGCACAACGGCCGCAAGGACCGGATGCTCTACCCGAAGAAGCCCGGGTCGTTCTACCACCTGTCGAAGGTGCACGACTCGCACAACATCGAGTTCGCCTGCCGCATCTGGGATCTGCGCGCCACCGACCTCAACCAGGGTGTCGTCTACGGCCAGGTGACGCCGCAGACCGTGCGCGACCCGCGGCTGGCCACCCGCTTCGACTACGACGCGGTGTTCGGCACGGTACTCAACCGGTTCGTCATCCAGGCGGTGCTGGGCCAGCCCCTGACCGTGTACGGCAAGGGCGGCCAGACCCGCGGCCTGATCGACATCCGCGACACCGTCGAATGCATCCGGCTCGCCGTGGAGAACCCGGCCGGGCGCGGCGAGTTCCGCGTGTTCAACCAGATGACCGAGAGCCTGTCGGTGAGCGAGATCGCGGAGCTGGTGGCCGAGGCGTTCCCCGGCCCGGTGCAGATCGAGCACCTGGAGAACCCGCGCGTCGAGCAGCCGGAGCACTACTACAACGTCAAGCACACCGGGCTGGTCGGGCTGGGGCTGGAGCCGCACCTGCTGTCGGACACACTGATCGAGTCGATGTTCGACATCGTCGGCGCCAACAAGCACCGGGTGGACATCGACCGGATGCTCCCGCAGGTCAGCTGGCGCGGGGCGGTCAAGGGCTGA
- a CDS encoding SWIM zinc finger family protein has translation MAARWSTERVLGLASDASSAKAGRGQAVPAKWSGTGASARAVWGACQGSGQKPYQAAVELAGPAFRCTCPSRKFPCKHALGLLLLWSSGQVPEAEDEAGWVRIWLEERASRVTRAEKRPEAPKDLEAAAKRAQDRMARVTAGAAELRGWLTDRVGAGFAGFERGGAGELRGVAARMIDAQATGLANGLRRAAGLIGQGRDWPGDLLSELSLLYVLAGSVTRLEELPPALAETVRTRLGFAASTAQVLESGERVADQWLVTGAVDEEQDSLRTRRTWLRGRHSGRPALVLSFAPPGRPLDSSLPPGHIVPGELAFYPGAVPLRALVADHTEPVTSPIPRGDTVTEALASYAEALAADPWLDRWPMLLADLTPATCPADSPTSFPTGASATGPAASLTGSLTGPPTGPTRSPADPSAPPTGSTGQPTGPAGSTASPPTGPTGPSTRQAGPTTGLPRHPPTGRTGWALSDVDGAALPLTPGTDPWRLLALAAEHPVTLAAEWTPAGLRPLTCWHPDGVVRLD, from the coding sequence GTGGCGGCGCGCTGGAGCACCGAGCGCGTCCTCGGGCTCGCGTCGGACGCGTCGTCGGCGAAGGCCGGGCGCGGGCAGGCAGTGCCGGCGAAGTGGTCCGGCACGGGCGCGTCAGCGCGGGCCGTGTGGGGTGCCTGCCAGGGCAGTGGGCAGAAGCCGTACCAGGCGGCGGTCGAGCTGGCCGGGCCCGCGTTCCGGTGCACCTGCCCGAGCCGGAAGTTCCCGTGCAAGCACGCGCTGGGGCTGTTGCTGCTGTGGTCGTCGGGGCAGGTCCCCGAGGCTGAGGACGAGGCCGGATGGGTGCGGATCTGGTTGGAGGAGCGGGCTTCTCGCGTCACCCGCGCGGAAAAACGGCCGGAGGCGCCAAAGGACCTGGAGGCCGCGGCGAAGCGCGCGCAAGACCGGATGGCCCGCGTCACCGCGGGCGCCGCCGAGCTGCGCGGCTGGCTGACCGACCGCGTCGGCGCCGGTTTCGCGGGCTTCGAACGCGGCGGCGCCGGAGAGCTGCGCGGCGTGGCGGCAAGGATGATCGACGCCCAGGCGACCGGCCTGGCCAACGGCCTGCGCCGGGCCGCGGGCCTGATCGGCCAGGGCCGCGACTGGCCGGGTGACCTGCTGTCGGAGCTGTCACTGCTGTACGTCCTCGCCGGCTCGGTAACCCGTCTGGAAGAGCTGCCGCCCGCCCTCGCCGAGACGGTCCGCACCCGCCTGGGCTTCGCCGCGAGCACCGCGCAGGTACTGGAGTCCGGCGAGCGCGTCGCCGACCAGTGGCTCGTCACCGGAGCGGTCGACGAGGAGCAGGACTCCCTCCGCACCCGCCGCACCTGGCTGCGCGGACGGCACTCCGGCCGTCCCGCGCTGGTGCTGTCCTTCGCCCCTCCGGGCCGCCCGCTGGACAGTTCGCTGCCACCGGGCCACATCGTGCCGGGCGAGCTGGCGTTCTACCCAGGCGCGGTGCCGTTACGCGCCTTGGTCGCCGACCACACCGAGCCGGTAACGTCCCCGATCCCCCGCGGCGACACCGTCACCGAGGCCCTCGCGTCCTACGCCGAGGCCCTAGCCGCGGACCCTTGGCTGGACCGCTGGCCCATGCTCCTGGCCGACCTCACCCCAGCCACCTGCCCGGCTGACTCCCCGACCAGCTTCCCGACCGGTGCCTCGGCCACCGGTCCAGCCGCCAGCCTGACTGGCTCACTCACCGGGCCGCCCACCGGCCCAACCCGCTCACCGGCCGACCCGAGCGCCCCACCGACCGGCTCGACCGGCCAGCCCACCGGCCCAGCCGGCTCGACCGCCAGCCCACCGACCGGCCCGACTGGCCCGTCCACCCGCCAAGCTGGTCCGACCACCGGCCTGCCCAGGCACCCGCCCACTGGCCGGACCGGCTGGGCACTGTCCGATGTAGACGGAGCCGCCCTGCCCCTGACCCCCGGCACCGACCCGTGGCGCCTGCTGGCCCTGGCCGCGGAACACCCGGTAACCCTCGCCGCCGAATGGACCCCCGCAGGCCTCCGCCCCCTCACCTGCTGGCACCCGGATGGCGTGGTGCGCCTTGATTGA
- a CDS encoding GtrA family protein: MTTVTNPAKPRTTEESPRSRRRGTIRFFRAATSSVGATMLSQAALLSVLALGGAPWLASAFAFAAGAVLNFFLTRRWVWGRRGRPQVGAELVPYVAVISLGGLASVGLTTLTGHLLAPLNLPHAWWVVLIDAAYVFSYAVVFVVKFTMLDRFVFGRGAARIPATTSPS; the protein is encoded by the coding sequence ATGACGACGGTAACCAACCCGGCGAAGCCTCGCACGACGGAGGAATCACCCCGTTCCCGGCGACGCGGCACAATCCGGTTCTTCCGGGCCGCGACCAGCTCGGTCGGGGCGACGATGCTGAGCCAGGCGGCGTTGCTGTCGGTGCTCGCGCTGGGTGGGGCACCGTGGCTGGCCAGCGCGTTCGCGTTCGCCGCCGGGGCGGTGCTGAACTTCTTCCTGACCCGTCGCTGGGTGTGGGGCAGGCGCGGCCGGCCGCAGGTCGGCGCCGAGCTGGTGCCCTACGTCGCCGTGATCTCCCTCGGCGGGCTCGCCTCGGTCGGCCTGACCACGCTCACCGGCCACCTGCTCGCGCCCCTGAACCTGCCGCACGCCTGGTGGGTCGTGCTGATCGACGCCGCGTACGTGTTCAGTTACGCCGTGGTGTTCGTCGTCAAGTTCACGATGCTCGACCGGTTCGTGTTCGGCCGCGGCGCAGCACGTATCCCCGCCACCACGTCCCCGTCATGA